In a single window of the Acetivibrio clariflavus DSM 19732 genome:
- a CDS encoding helix-turn-helix domain-containing protein has product MDYLTTKQAAEKWNISPRRVQVLCEQGRIKGAVRLGWAWAIPKDAEKPYDLRVKKDKK; this is encoded by the coding sequence ATGGATTACTTAACGACAAAACAAGCAGCTGAAAAATGGAATATATCCCCACGCAGAGTTCAAGTTTTATGCGAACAAGGGCGCATTAAGGGCGCTGTACGCCTGGGATGGGCATGGGCGATACCTAAGGATGCTGAGAAACCTTACGATTTGCGTGTGAAAAAAGATAAAAAATAG